One Neodiprion pinetum isolate iyNeoPine1 chromosome 1, iyNeoPine1.2, whole genome shotgun sequence genomic window carries:
- the LOC124216358 gene encoding odorant receptor 85c-like has protein sequence MKAFTEMEEFNAGGRCDIRNAMEAGRKRAEKLDVPFGRYFDHTKRLLKLFRMWELDANSSKWQSMLIVSSTAVFLTCNFMLGFSEMMKLRIAPDLATAVSCASTLWLHLIGFVKWIYLAWRVRDVMQLVGLLEDCYHLSLGNNETDEDYSQLRKEMNAARKISVRFSYVWVIGVTYGIIHWCLNPLFFKWKLSRVDVSLAMRDRTLPYESWSPWDLNRVEVYGYVYLIQVLGGLASSIGSVAYDIMFLTLVIMICAQLGYLNYALVHKPHSYPTMTSSEKKKLTCVLLRNKLVRSKNHHDAILAFLAGLQKVTSPVMFVQCIGTIGILCLVSFEVMTMKLKGDVANVTKIWSMVEYISSCFAQLFFFCYYADHMTTLGLKISDSTYSSGWESVTDDEKNSASDRKSIGFIVREIMVRAQRHVQLTGGPFYVLSLRTYRAVVGAAFSYSAVLREVGAE, from the exons ATGAAAGCTTTTACTGAAATGGAAGAATTCAACGCCGGAGGCAGGTGCGATATCCGCAATGCAATGGAAGCTGGGAGGAAAAGAGCCGAAAAGCTCGACGTGCCTTTTGGTCGATACTTTGACCACACTAAACGCTTGTTGAAATTATTCCGAATGTGGGAATTGGACGCCAACTCGTCGAAGTGGCAAAGCATGTTGATAGTTTCAAGCACGGCGGTGTTCCTGACGTGCAACTTCATGCTCGGATTTTCAGAGATGATGAAACTTCGGATAGCTCCGGATCTTGCGACTGCTGTATCCTGTGCCAGTACCTTGTGGCTTCACTTGATCGGATTCGTCAAGTGGATCTACTTGGCATGGAGAGTTCGGGATGTCATGCAGCTCGTTGGACTACTCGAGGATTGCTATCATCTCAGCCTGGGAAATAACGAAACGGACGAAG ACTATTCGCAACTTCGGAAGGAAATGAATGCCGCGCGAAAGATTTCCGTGCGATTCAGTTACGTCTGGGTCATAGGTGTCACCTACGGGATCATTCACTGGTGCCTAAACCCGTTGTTCTTCAAGTGGAAACTGAGTAGAGTAGACGTCAGTTTGGCGATGAGAGACAGAACTCTGCCGTACGAGAGCTGGAGTCCGTGGGATCTGAATCGGGTCGAAGTCTACGGATACGTTTACTTGATTCAAGTTTTGGGCGGTCTTGCTTCCAGCATAGGAAGTGTCGCGTATGATATAATGTTCCTGACGTTGGTGATAATGATATGCGCCCAATTGGGCTACCTAAATTATGCATTGGTACACAAGCCGCATAGCTATCCAACCATGACATCTTCGGAGAAAAAGAAGCTGACGTGTGTCTTGCTTCGGAATAAACTAGTCCGTAGCAAGAATCATCACGATGCTATTTTGGC atttttggCTGGCTTGCAAAAAGTCACCAGCCCAGTGATGTTCGTTCAGTGTATCGGAACCATCGGCATACTTTGTTTGGTCTCCTTCGAAGTAATGACTATGAAGCTGAAG GGGGATGTTGCaaacgtgacaaaaatttggaGTATGGTGGAATATATCAGCTCTTGCTTTGCTCAgctattctttttttgttactaCGCCGATCACATGACGACATTG GGACTGAAAATCAGCGATTCGACTTACAGCTCTGGTTGGGAATCTGTGactgacgatgaaaaaaactcTGCATCTGACAGAAAATCTATCGGATTTATAGTGCGTGAAATAATGGTCAGAGCTCAACGGCACGTTCAATTAACCGGTGGGCCTTTCTACGTTCTTTCGTTACGAACTTATCGTGCA GTGGTCGGAGCTGCATTTTCATATTCAGCGGTGCTCCGAGAAGTCGGCGCGGAATag